One Huiozyma naganishii CBS 8797 chromosome 5, complete genome DNA segment encodes these proteins:
- the KNAG0E02950 gene encoding glucose-6-phosphate dehydrogenase (similar to Saccharomyces cerevisiae ZWF1 (YNL241C); ancestral locus Anc_2.3) yields MSGDKPVVFDKNTVITVFGASGDLAKKKTFPALFGLFREGYLDPSTKIFGYARSNLSVDELKERITPHLKKPNGAADDRKVDQFFKMLDYVAGAYDQDDGYSKLKQQIEEFEAERGVKESHRLFYFALPPGVFLDVAKQIKKVVYAEDGVTRVIVEKPFGHDLESARALQNNLAPLFKEEEIFRIDHYLGKELVKNILPLRFGNKLLYSSWNRQRIQNIQISFKEAFGTEGRGGYFDNIGIIRDVMQNHMLQVLTLLTMERPVSFEAEAVRDEKVKVLKSMAPIDHNNILIGQYGKSEDGTKPSYLDDKTVDPNSKCITFAAMAFNIQNERWDGVPIVMRAGKALNESKVEIRIQYRGAESGVFADIPNNELVIRIQPNEAVYMKSNAKVPGLSNETQVTELDLTYSTRYKDFWIPEAYEALIRDTLLGDHSNFVRDDELDVSWSLFTPLLNYLESPEGPKPEIYPYGSRGPKGLVDYMKKNDYRYTEQSYTWPVTSANPKK; encoded by the coding sequence ATGTCTGGAGACAAACCTGTTGTGTTCGACAAAAACACTGTGATCACCGTTTTCGGCGCGTCCGGTGACCTagcgaagaagaagacgttCCCCGCGTTATTTGGTCTCTTCAGAGAGGGGTACCTGGACCCGAGCACCAAGATATTCGGGTACGCCCGTTCTAATCTGTCCGTGGATGAGTTGAAGGAGCGGATCACCCCGCATTTGAAGAAGCCGAACGGCGCTGCAGACGACCGGAAAGTAGaccagttcttcaagatgCTGGACTACGTTGCCGGTGCGTACGACCAGGACGATGGGTACAGCAAGTTGAAGCAGCAGATCGAGGAATTTGAGGCAGAGAGAGGTGTCAAGGAATCGCACCGCTTGTTCTACTTCGCTTTGCCACCGGGTGTCTTTTTGGACGTTGCAAAGCAGATTAAGAAAGTTGTGTACGCGGAGGACGGTGTCACAAGGGTGATCGTCGAGAAACCGTTCGGCCATGACTTGGAGTCCGCAAGGGCTCTGCAGAACAATTTGGCGCcgctgttcaaagaggaggagatctTTAGAATTGACCACTACTTGGGGAAAGAGCTTGTCAAGAACATATTGCCCCTGAGGTTTGGTAACAAGCTTCTGTACTCCTCGTGGAACAGACAACGCATTCAGAATATCCAGATTTCGTTTAAGGAAGCCTTCGGTACCGAGGGCCGTGGTGGGTACTTCGATAACATCGGTATCATCCGGGATGTCATGCAGAACCACATGCTGCAAGTGCTGACTTTATTGACTATGGAGAGACCAGTTTCCTTCGAGGCGGAGGCTGTCAGAGACGAAAAAGTTAAAGTGTTGAAGTCCATGGCCCCTATAGACCACAATAATATCCTGATAGGGCAATACGGGAAGTCGGAGGACGGAACGAAACCATCGTATCTGGACGATAAAACGGTAGACCCGAACAGCAAATGTATCACTTTTGCTGCAATGGCATTCAATATTCAAAACGAACGGTGGGACGGTGTCCCAATAGTAATGAGAGCCGGTAAGGCCCTAAACGAAAGCAAAGTTGAAATCAGAATCCAATACAGAGGCGCTGAATCCGGCGTGTTCGCTGACATCCCAAACAACGAACTGGTGATCAGAATCCAGCCGAACGAGGCAGTCTACATGAAGTCAAACGCCAAAGTCCCAGGTCTATCTAACGAAACACAGGTGACAGAACTCGATTTGACGTACTCCACTAGATATAAAGATTTCTGGATACCAGAAGCTTACGAAGCTTTAATTAGGGACACCCTATTGGGAGACCATTCCAACTTTGTCAGAGACGACGAACTGGATGTCTCGTGGTCCTTGTTCACACCGCTGTTGAACTACTTGGAGAGCCCGGAAGGCCCTAAACCGGAAATTTACCCATACGGCTCTAGAGGTCCAAAGGGTTTAGTCGACTACATGAAGAAAAACGACTACCGTTATACGGAACAGTCGTATACTTGGCCCGTCACCAGCGCCAACCCCAAGAAATGA
- the LRG1 gene encoding GTPase-activating protein LRG1 (similar to Saccharomyces cerevisiae LRG1 (YDL240W); ancestral locus Anc_2.2) — MSLDLTLQNSVDPGSNSKNIIVPKECFRCHHKIVHDPHKAKSTLKALGKYYHETCFTCHDCAVPLKPKFFPYQENSSDEPILLCQYHYFKRHALLCKVCDKPLRGLYYTAFGGRYDEEHFSCVICHAPCGVKKCFIFEDNLYCKYHFLKYFSKRCKGCDYPISDKYIEFPKGDEVHCWHPECYGIHKYWHVNLSPEKLALPRFTQSKYDPKLPYTDINPTSAELDKQMQAFAAILTKTWVVLYRFEEETASCISDMLQYLTSFDQMKGIEATALFVLKIECLFSGLDHLPAFNILTKLQDGSKNDKLRQTDTEYNDSKTKYLSLTRNLTTKVMIYLQLLRKLNTVSSKKSIMSSFMSVITGLANFLKFLTRYGFYESLEDNQRSHYTSSLTKFLIEVERNELYTKNPFSEIDIPVTATDACSGCSKYIQEECIQFQEHRWHLECFTCASCTKTIGLVDLNDSNFNKRLKTVLCFNCSLKDPESVPGFKLVTRLSQLIYLLKIALVRSRVVMKAQLKNTKTNTPNVINGGTTSVQQTYIRTLNDIKRLRSKRESVRLTKNNKQEARKSLVVNTGEEEVDKTLTENPNRLIIETEKVSSTIAEEEGQEEVRASHDNVFNNTKSLTLDDISRIVAAEQARELRPNAFTHFKKLQEGDDEVVSVTQKRSGVYYSELNDDELRTLWIISATLLVENGYAPATATTTLLPTLLPRRPKANSLSSSSSSGNFWNQMRYAMGMKSKKTVPKKVFGTSIDILTDRWGVDSDLGVGPKKVKIPIIVDELISSLHQMDMSVEGIFRKNGNIKRLVELATSIDENPMEIPDLSKENCIQLSALLKKFFRELPDPLLADPLYDVWISAAKLNSEMESEKVISLAYSLLPQYNRNVMEVILSFLYWASSFSHIENEMGSKMDIHNLSTVITPNILYSRRDRDRELNTNLTEAYSAGFAENEGQHHFLAIEVVDFLITHNEEMAIIPRYLYNLIQEVKGSQLIEDEKIREFITKKVKQGQIDYSEFNRQNSVTMKTSTTRVVQTEVNKR, encoded by the coding sequence ATGTCACTGGATCTCACATTGCAAAACAGTGTAGATCCCGGCTCCAACTCTAAAAATATCATCGTGCCCAAAGAATGTTTCCGATGTCACCATAAGATTGTACACGACCCTCATAAGGCGAAATCTACTCTGAAAGCGTTAGGAAAATACTACCACGAAACATGTTTTACCTGTCACGACTGTGCTGTGCCGCTAAAGCCCAAATTCTTCCCCTACCAGGAAAACTCATCGGACGAGCCTATCTTACTATGCCAGTACCATTATTTTAAAAGGCATGCTTTGCTTTGTAAAGTCTGCGATAAACCTCTCCGGGGACTGTATTATACTGCATTTGGGGGAAGATACGACGAAGAACATTTTTCTTGTGTCATCTGTCATGCTCCTTGTGGTGTCAAGAAATGCTTCATTTTTGAGGACAACTTATACTGTAAGTATCATTTCCTGAAATATTTCTCCAAACGATGCAAAGGTTGTGATTACCCGATTTCTGACAAGTATATAGAGTTCCCGAAGGGTGACGAGGTCCATTGTTGGCATCCGGAATGTTACGGGATTCACAAGTATTGGCACGTCAACCTATCTCCAGAAAAACTGGCATTGCCGCGGTTCACTCAGTCGAAATACGATCCCAAATTGCCGTATACAGATATAAACCCTACCTCCGCAGAACTGGATAAGCAAATGCAGGCGTTTGCTGCCATTTTAACAAAGACGTGGGTTGTACTGTATCGTTTCGAAGAGGAAACCGCCTCTTGCATCTCAGATATGCTTCAATATCTAACTAGTTTCGATCAGATGAAGGGGATTGAAGCCACTGCGCTATTTGTCCTTAAAATTGAGTGTCTCTTCTCAGGGTTGGACCACTTGCCAGCTTTCAACATACTAACAAAATTACAAGATGGTTCAAAGAATGATAAACTACGACAAACAGATACAGAATATAACGATTccaaaacaaaatatctCTCCTTGACAAGAAACCTAACTACGAAAGTTATGATCTACTTGCAACTGTTGAGAAAACTCAATACAGTGTCCTCAAAGAAATCCATAATGTCGTCATTTATGTCTGTAATTACAGGATTGGCAaatttcttgaagttcttAACACGGTATGGGTTCTATGAATCACTTGAGGACAACCAGCGCAGTCACTACACGTCGTCATTAACAAAATTCCTAATAGAGGTGGAACGAAATGAGCTTTACACCAAGAACCCATTTTCTGAGATCGATATCCCGGTCACTGCGACAGACGCTTGCTCCGGTTGCTCAAAATACATCCAAGAGGAGTGCATTCAATTTCAAGAGCACAGATGGCATTTGGAATGTTTTACATGTGCATCATGTACTAAGACTATCGGTCTGGTGGATCTTAATGActccaacttcaacaaacgATTAAAAACAGTCTTATGTTTTAATTGTTCGTTGAAAGATCCTGAATCAGTGCCCGGATTTAAGTTGGTAACTAGGCTCTCTCAGCTGATATACCTTCTCAAAATTGCGTTGGTAAGGTCGAGAGTGGTCATGAAGGctcaattgaagaatacaAAAACGAACACACCTAATGTCATAAACGGAGGAACAACATCGGTCCAGCAAACGTATATTAGAACATTGAACGACATTAAAAGACTACgttcaaagagagaaagCGTTAGATTAACGAAAAATAACAAACAGGAGGCGCGTAAGTCACTCGTGGTAAATACAGGAGAGGAGGAAGTGGATAAAACGTTGACCGAAAACCCCAACAGGCTAATCattgaaacagaaaaagtTTCATCCACGAtcgcagaagaggaaggaCAGGAAGAAGTACGGGCATCACACGACAATGTATTCAATAACACCAAGTCATTAACATTGGACGATATTTCTCGAATTGTTGCCGCTGAACAAGCTCGGGAACTGAGACCAAATGCCTTCACCCATTTCAAGAAATTACAAGAAGGCGACGACGAAGTCGTCAGCGTTACACAGAAAAGAAGCGGCGTGTATTACTCTGAGTTGAACGATGATGAGTTGCGTACTCTGTGGATTATAAGCGCTACTTTATTAGTCGAGAACGGTTACGCGCCTGCCACGGCCACCACAACGCTGCTACCAACATTACTACCTCGAAGACCAAAAGCCAACTCTTTatcatcatcctcatcctcgGGTAACTTTTGGAATCAAATGAGGTACGCAATGGGGATGAAATCTAAAAAGACAGTACCTAAAAAAGTATTCGGAACTTCCATCGATATTCTGACAGATCGGTGGGGCGTGGACTCCGATCTTGGCGTGGGTCCCAAGAAAGTCAAGATCCCGATAattgttgatgaactgATATCTTCTCTCCACCAAATGGATATGTCTGTTGAAGGTATTTTCAGGAAAAACGGGAACATAAAAAGACTTGTTGAGCTGGCCACCTCGATTGATGAAAACCCAATGGAGATACCAGACTTGTCGAAGGAGAACTGTATACAACTATCTGCGttattgaagaagttttttaGAGAGTTGCCCGATCCACTGCTGGCAGACCCCTTGTACGACGTGTGGATTAGCGCGGCGAAGCTCAACTCGGAAATGGAAAGCGAGAAGGTCATTTCGCTGGCGTACTCGTTACTTCCTCAGTACAACAGAAATGTTATGGAGGTCATTTTGTCATTTCTGTATTGGGCTTCGTCATTTTCGCACattgaaaatgaaatgGGGTCCAAGATGGACATTCATAACCTTTCCACTGTGATAACCCCGAATATCCTTTATTCGAGGAGGGATCGCGACAGGGAACTAAACACGAACCTCACAGAGGCATACTCGGCTGGATTTGCTGAGAACGAAGGCCAACATCACTTCCTTGCCATCgaagttgttgattttCTCATTACTCACAATGAGGAAATGGCGATTATCCCGCGGTACTTGTACAACTTGATACAAGAAGTTAAAGGCTCCCAATTGATTGAGGATGAAAAAATCCGCGAGTTTATTACCAAAAAGGTAAAGCAGGGACAAATTGATTACTCTGAATTTAACAGACAAAACTCTGTCACGATGAAAACATCTACGACAAGAGTTGTACAGACCGAAGTCAACAAACGCTGA
- the COF1 gene encoding cofilin (similar to Saccharomyces cerevisiae COF1 (YLL050C); ancestral locus Anc_4.2) has protein sequence MSRSGVSVADESLAAFNDLKLGKKYKFVLFALNDDKTAIVVKETSTDDSYDAFLEKLPENDCLYAVYDFEYEISGSEGKRSKIIFYTWSPDTAPIRSKMVYASSKDALRRALNGISTDVQGTDFSEVAYDTVLEKVSRGAGSH, from the exons ATGTCTAGATCTGG TGTTTCCGTTGCTGACGAATCTCTAGCTGCCttcaacgatttgaagttggGTAAGAAGTACAAGTTTGTGCTATTTGCCTTGAACGACGACAAGACTGCCATTGTGGTGAAGGAAACCTCCACTGACGACTCTTACGACGCCTTCTTGGAGAAGTTGCCAGAAAATGACTGTCTGTACGCAGTTTACGATTTCGAGTATGAAATAAGTGGGTCCGAAGGTAAGAGATCCAAGATTATCTTCTACACTTGGTCCCCAGACACTGCTCCAATCAGATCCAAGATGGTCTATGCCTCCTCGAAGGATGCATTGAGGAGAGCTTTGAACGGTATCTCCACCGATGTCCAAGGTACCGACTTCTCCGAAGTGGCCTACGACACCGTCTTGGAAAAAGTCAGCAGAGGCGCTGGTTCCCATTGA
- the SWP82 gene encoding Swp82p (similar to Saccharomyces cerevisiae SWP82 (YFL049W); ancestral locus Anc_8.1): protein MGFNLLDDATVLLHERFVVRQILQILSQEELVQGNLLDSPERQIRPPDDFCDTVLPVANNGVEFPMKRVDPLGETKIGPHGQLENGQKFLFNYFTLPSRNKNGTYFVLVRDLMQGLNCDKDTLEVDFLNSHPQLYPLNATPDELSLLKANGILGDSSTETKFVTTRSSFVLFGAAVVAEGTRLVDDYWETLGKEQNFSSHHRVHKLSFKTFDLVKLLKPAAFSTFKSQDKSYPSPDESSFDLPYTIINEQFSPEIREEFGRQFSVGQHIDVVVPGQSITGSLELSAQFKVPKYHSKNSFLQANQINGLDIPIEKHEALLNGINTGNRNSASPGATPHDSTPASVNTSFVKPPKQVSRMLSNILDSSINLSTARNTDEMNVISAKNSYNVADRGVTSQLSLNIDGWKFDGLPVFANDVAQTQDVHYSAKGLPTYIKSNLVSRLKHLTPNQIKEIEHQHDCIFVNVGLQRVRQLRNQKWTKYWQYKSGIPMGLRKRDKK, encoded by the coding sequence ATGGGGTTTAATTTATTAGACGATGCGACGGTGCTACTACATGAACGATTTGTCGTTCGTCAAATTTTGCAAATATTGTCCCAGGAGGAATTAGTACAGGGGAATCTACTGGACAGCCCTGAAAGGCAAATACGTCCACCGGATGATTTTTGTGATACTGTTTTGCCAGTCGCAAATAACGGTGTAGAATTCCCAATGAAAAGGGTAGATCCATTGGGGGAAACGAAAATTGGGCCCCATGGACAACTGGAAAATGGCCAAAAATTTCTGTTCAATTATTTCACATTGCCTTCTAGGAATAAAAATGGTACATACTTTGTGCTTGTTCGAGATTTAATGCAAGGTTTGAATTGTGATAAAGATACACTAGAGGTcgattttttgaacagtcACCCTCAATTGTACCCGCTAAACGCTACCCCTGATGAATTATCACTACTGAAGGCAAATGGTATCTTAGGTGATTCCTCGACGGAGACGAAATTTGTGACCACGCGATCTAGCTTTGTGCTGTTTGGTGCAGCAGTGGTCGCAGAGGGGACTAGACTCGTGGATGACTATTGGGAGACTTTGGGGAAAGAACAGAATTTCAGTTCACATCACAGAGTCCATAAATTATCCTTTAAAACGTTCGATCTCGTGAAACTGTTGAAACCTGCTGCCTtctccactttcaagaGCCAGGACAAAAGCTATCCATCACCCGATGAGTCATCATTTGATTTACCTTACACAATCATCAACGAGCAGTTTTCACCCGAGATCAGAGAAGAATTCGGTAGACAGTTCTCCGTGGGGCAGCATATCGACGTCGTCGTACCGGGACAAAGCATCACGGGCTCACTGGAACTGAGCGCACAATTCAAAGTCCCCAAATATCATAGCAAAAATTCTTTCTTACAGGCTAATCAGATCAACGGGTTGGATATCCCCATAGAGAAGCACGAAGCGCTCCTGAACGGTATCAACACGGGTAACAGGAACAGCGCATCCCCCGGCGCCACCCCGCATGACTCAACGCCGGCGTCCGTCAACACCAGTTTCGTGAAACCACCGAAACAGGTGAGCAGAATGCTGAGCAACATATTGGATTCCAGCATCAATTTGTCCACTGCAAGGAATACAGACGAAATGAATGTAATAAGTGCCAAAAACTCATATAATGTTGCCGATCGTGGAGTCACTTCACAACTCTCTCTGAACATAGACGGGTGGAAATTCGATGGGCTCCCCGTGTTCGCCAATGATGTGGCACAGACACAGGACGTGCATTATTCCGCAAAGGGGTTGCCCACGTATATCAAATCCAACTTAGTGTCACGTCTGAAACACTTGACGCCAAACCAAATCAAGGAAATAGAGCACCAGCACGACTGTATATTTGTCAACGTCGGACTACAGCGGGTGCGCCAGCTACGGAACCAAAAATGGACCAAGTATTGGCAGTACAAGAGCGGTATACCGATGGGTCTTCGGAAGAGGGACAAAAAATAA
- the EMP47 gene encoding Emp47p (similar to Saccharomyces cerevisiae EMP47 (YFL048C) and EMP46 (YLR080W); ancestral locus Anc_8.2) — protein sequence MLLLKAVFAALCTFGSVTAHSPETSAHAKGEKPLAEYSLPDLISAGDKIPSNWDVKDRAVLKEGRFILTPEKKSKGSLWLKPEYNLKDSGSFTVEWTFRSLGFSGKSNGGLAFWMVLPTDVNDQALFNGPSKFNGLQLLVDDNSVLSQSIHAQVSDGSQIWNSDSIHDHSFASCLMGYQDSSVPLSLRLTYDSADDHLLKLQVDNRVCFQTRKINLANTLNSVKFGVSASNENTPEAFEVLQMHFYNYVTQDSLIPNVNSMGQPKMLTKVVDEKTGTEKIMDKDELEAQNTKITNYELYKKMNRLEGKILANDINTLDEKVAQIMKIQEQLIHQLDQLSTAVQGRQDNSGKPNDKEQFKDFLSMDKKLEALLDEQAKIRENTRQAGINQHSGPQMDEIMRKLVIWMIPLIIIMLVMAYYTFKIKQEIAKTKLL from the coding sequence ATGCTGCTTTTGAAGGCTGTTTTTGCTGCATTGTGCACTTTTGGTAGTGTTACGGCCCACAGCCCTGAAACAAGTGCTCATGCGAAGGGCGAGAAACCATTGGCCGAGTATTCTTTACCTGATCTGATCTCTGCTGGTGACAAGATCCCTAGTAATTGGGATGTGAAGGATAGGGCCGTGTTGAAGGAGGGTCGGTTTATTTTGACACCGgagaagaaatcgaagGGTTCTCTTTGGTTAAAACCGGAATACAATTTGAAGGATTCTGGTAGTTTCACCGTGGAGTGGACTTTTAGAAGTTTGGGTTTCAGTGGGAAATCAAACGGAGGTTTGGCCTTCTGGATGGTCTTGCCCACTGACGTGAACGACCAGGCACTGTTCAATGGACCCTCAAAATTCAACGGGTTGCAATTGCTAGTGGACGATAACTCTGTGCTTTCTCAGTCTATCCATGCGCAGGTCAGCGACGGCTCACAAATTTGGAACTCGGATTCAATTCATGACCATTCGTTTGCATCCTGCCTAATGGGGTACCAGGACTCGTCCGTCCCACTGTCGCTGAGATTGACATACGACTCGGCGGATGACCATTTACTGAAGCTGCAAGTCGACAACAGAGTTTGCTTCCAAACCAGAAAGATCAACTTGgcaaacactttgaactctGTCAAGTTCGGGGTTAGCGCCTCCAATGAAAACACACCAGAGGCATTCGAAGTTCTCCAAATGCATTTTTACAATTACGTTACCCAGGATTCGTTGATTCCAAACGTAAACTCCATGGGGCAACCAAAAATGTTGACTAAAgtcgttgatgaaaagaCAGGTACCGAGAAAATCATGGATAAGGATGAATTGGAGGCACAAAACACCAAGATCACCAATTACgaactgtacaagaagatgaacagACTAGAGGGGAAAATCTTGGCAAATGACATTAACACCTTGGACGAAAAAGTTGCTCAAATCATGaaaatccaagaacaacTGATCCATCAACTAGACCAACTGTCTACTGCCGTCCAGGGAAGACAAGACAATTCTGGCAAGCCAAACGATAAAGAACAATTCAAAGATTTCTTGTCCATGGACAAGAAACTAGAAGCATTATTGGACGAACAAGCAAAGATCAGGGAAAACACCAGACAAGCCGGTATCAACCAACACTCAGGTCCTCAGATGGACGAAATTATGAGGAAGTTGGTGATCTGGATGATCCCACTGATAATAATCATGCTTGTCATGGCATATTACACTTTCAAGATCAAGCAAGAAATCGCCAAAACCAAATTACTATGA
- the RGD2 gene encoding GTPase-activating protein RGD2 (similar to Saccharomyces cerevisiae RGD2 (YFL047W); ancestral locus Anc_8.4): protein MPSFSDSFWSDDLSSGLNVLFAQLEKGCDENESFIQLFASRMQYEVSYGRQLCAVKGGIDVASDSMDTSTAASLLELIKQMELEGDQHLTVASNIEALVLKPFSSWCQDHKERITYSQRILLDNIRNFQKINSYVQKLESQYFKNCKRLEDFKRVQFRDTGSLDRAMKHLKLQKQHEVNMKKEKDNQVFGTVGNIEFDFKTMKDIIRLLLTKLPKEEYKLPLISYQLQNTNNGYDITKFLLEHMSLKDSDQAEIFGQDLLNLGFLKYCNGMGNTFVNSKKFQYQWKDYSFKFVELPLNQGESPSEPQQPKFTTPTKEKSSSSLINSSTVLPGNVLEPPSISENERQLFKLMDEVQESDSKYFKECYKMDSLRCSIEELMIDHLSFMEKCELDRLKAVKKSTMDFCAAVSNKISILKVHIEKMIDAEERIDPDGDLLNLIAKYNTGLFQPKVITYNNYFNPGIYQNFGIDLETRCRLDKKVVPIVITTLLSYMDKIYPELPSDQVRVSTWTDPVKLSLTHELRSQLNKPRLEDDAEMLSILEEGKYSPSVIASVLKIYLLELPEPLIPSELSDILRVLYGRYWSDDNGNGNSKDLERNEDKRITGLYTTLSSLRKPHLATLGAITTHFYRLIKIIKMAKPKENDTEKGPSEDPNLVSPAEFTNNISKEFANSIVHARVYSDNELGFQIFHDLLTHKRRIFGELKKLVSSD from the coding sequence ATGCCATCGTTTTCGGATAGTTTCTGGTCGGACGATCTGTCATCGGGGCTAAATGTCCTTTTTGCTCAGCTGGAGAAAGGGTGCGATGAGAACGAATCATTTATCCAGTTGTTCGCTTCGAGAATGCAATATGAGGTCAGTTATGGGAGGCAATTGTGCGCCGTCAAGGGCGGTATTGACGTGGCTAGTGACTCCATGGATACCTCTACGGCTGCTTCGCTTTTGGAACTGATCAAGCAGATGGAGCTGGAAGGCGACCAACATCTCACAGTGGCATCAAATATTGAAGCATTAGTATTGAAACCGTTTAGCTCTTGGTGCCAGGATCATAAGGAGAGGATCACGTACTCCCAGAGAATTTTACTGGACAATATCAGaaacttccaaaagatAAACAGCTACgtccagaaactggaaTCGCAGTATTTCAAGAATTGTAAAAGGCTCGAGGATTTCAAAAGAGTCCAATTCAGAGACACTGGTTCCTTGGATCGCGCTATGAAGCATTTGAAATTGCAAAAACAGCACGAGGTAAATAtgaaaaaggaaaaggacAATCAGGTGTTCGGAACGGTCGGCAACATCGAATTCGATTTCAAAACAATGAAGGATATAATCAGATTGCTCCTGACAAAATTGCCCAAGGAGGAGTACAAGTTACCTCTCATTAGTTATCAGTTACAAAACACAAACAATGGGTATGATATTACCAAGTTTCTGCTCGAGCACATGTCCTTGAAGGATTCGGATCAGGCAGAAATTTTTGGACAGGATCTACTGAATCTGggatttttgaagtactgTAATGGTATGGGGAATACTTTTGtgaattcaaaaaaatttcagtaCCAATGGAAGGACTATTCCTTCAAGTTTGTGGAGCTCCCGTTAAACCAGGGGGAGTCCCCCTCAGAACCACAACAACCAAAATTTACCACGCCAACGAAGGAAAagtcctcctcttctctAATTAATAGTTCCACGGTATTGCCGGGGAATGTTTTGGAACCTCCAAGCATATCTGAAAATGAAAGGCAACTATTCAAGCTTATGGACGAAGTACAGGAGTCCGAttccaaatatttcaaGGAATGTTACAAGATGGATTCGTTGCGTTGTTCTATCGAGGAGTTGATGATAGACCATCTATCGTTCATGGAGAAATGTGAATTAGATCGATTGAAGGCCGTCAAAAAGTCCACTATGGATTTCTGCGCCGCTGTGAGTAACAAAATTTCCATACTGAAAGTTCACATTGAAAAGATGATTGACGCAGAGGAAAGGATAGACCCTGACGGTGACTTGTTAAATCTAATAGCAAAGTACAACACGGGACTGTTCCAACCAAAGGTTATCACATACAACAATTACTTCAATCCTGGAATATATCAGAATTTTGGTATTGACTTGGAGACCCGCTGCCGACTCGATAAAAAAGTGGTTCCTATAGTTATAACCACTTTGTTATCCTACATGGATAAAATATACCCCGAGCTGCCCAGCGATCAGGTACGTGTTTCTACTTGGACGGATCCAGTTAAGCTGAGTCTGACTCATGAATTGAGAAGCCAGTTAAACAAACCTCGGcttgaagatgatgcaGAGATGTTGTCTATCTTAGAGGAGGGCAAATACTCGCCAAGTGTCATTGCCAGCGTCCTGAAAATATATCTGTTGGAATTGCCTGAACCGCTGATCCCGAGCGAATTGAGCGATATACTGAGGGTATTGTACGGTCGGTACTGGTCAGATGACAACGGTAATGGCAATTCAAAGGATCTGGAGAGGAATGAGGACAAAAGAATTACAGGATTATATACCACTCTGTCCTCCTTACGGAAACCGCACCTTGCCACTTTGGGCGCGATAACAACACACTTCTATCGACTAatcaagatcatcaagaTGGCCAAACCGAAAGAGAACGATACAGAGAAGGGCCCATCCGAGGACCCAAATTTGGTGTCTCCAGCTGAGTTTACCAATAATATCTCAAAAGAGTTCGCCAACAGTATAGTCCACGCTCGGGTGTACAGTGACAACGAATTGGGGTTCCAAATATTCCACGATCTGTTGACCCACAAGCGCAGAATATTTGGggaattgaagaagctgGTATCTTCTGACTAG
- the FMP32 gene encoding Fmp32p (similar to Saccharomyces cerevisiae YFL046W; ancestral locus Anc_8.8) gives MRGQLLGLPNVRSLLKVRHFHYSRVLRNNDVEPAHIKDTNRYKELLVKEGKFSESQATTIIDILKETIQSGVVHVSKDLAKRERLIQLTYQQRVDFAKLRDQLLSSDRNEFHNIQNEYQRVRNDLEKMRNKLREEITKANAGFKLDLSLEKGRIREESSHHDLQITEIETRIDHEVSNMKMQIDNVKVQVMQWLIGVCTGTFALVLAYIRLLS, from the coding sequence ATGCGCGGTCAATTGTTAGGATTGCCCAATGTTCGCTCACTACTTAAGGTACGCCACTTCCATTACAGTCGTGTTCTGAGAAATAACGATGTTGAACCGGCGCATATCAAGGACACAAACCGGTACAAAGAGCTACTTGTGAAAGAGGGCAAGTTCTCCGAGTCGCAGGCCACTACGATCATTGATATTCTTAAAGAGACGATTCAAAGCGGTGTGGTTCACGTCTCCAAAGACCTTGCCAAAAGAGAACGTCTTATCCAATTGACGTACCAGCAAAGAGTTGATTTTGCCAAGCTGAGGGACCAGCTTCTAAGTTCCGATAGGAACGAGTTCCACAACATACAGAATGAATATCAGAGGGTGCGTaacgatttggagaagatgAGGAACAAGTTGCGGGAGGAAATCACGAAGGCCAATGCAGGTTTCAAACTTGATCTTTCGTTAGAAAAAGGCAGAATAAGAGAGGAGAGCTCGCACCACGACTTGCAAATTACCGAGATTGAGACGAGGATCGACCACGAGGTGTCCAACATGAAAATGCAAATAGATAACGTGAAAGTGCAAGTTATGCAATGGCTGATCGGGGTGTGTACAGGGACCTTCGCGCTGGTTCTTGCCTATATAAGGCTTCTGTCGTAA